In Brevibacillus brevis NBRC 100599, a single genomic region encodes these proteins:
- a CDS encoding sigma-54-dependent Fis family transcriptional regulator gives MSTIVQQSWKRCQESNLKATEKTNDQIISARRIKEIIQDNHPLIRESLPLFNKLAPFLLSTEHIALLSDREGNIIQTIGDPVFANQAQKVQLQIGANWTENYKGTNAIGTALIAQQPIQVQGEQHYFLENRFLTCSAAPIFSPAGELLGIIDISTRKEYSHPFALTIACMIAEALQNRFLLTDAERVIALPTLSRPGDGRGKLALVGLDRDERIVGLNEASQQQLGKEALGTRVSAEQERAGRHVKDHRPRFWSAAPNVQLKPFPRLAGSCPLFLQAKMLGQKAAQVDFPVIILGESGTGKELFAQMVHETGPRAHEPFIAVNCSSIPENLIESELFGYESGSFTGAHREGRIGKFEAAKKGTIFLDEIGDMSLRAQAALLRVLQEKVVTPVGSNQSRPIYARIIAATHRNLSEEIKAGRFRADLYYRLKGVSIHLPSLKKRSDIIQVAEHLLQQIDTEQPYILTTEAKDKLRAYSWPGNIRELQGVLIQAVFLAEGDIIDCDHIQLEGLMEADPPESSDHAIPSLRETERIAIKKALEKSGGNVSKAAKMLEIGRNTLYRKIEEYQIGAPINQEES, from the coding sequence TTGTCGACGATTGTTCAGCAATCTTGGAAGCGCTGTCAGGAATCGAACCTCAAGGCTACGGAGAAGACCAATGATCAAATCATTTCTGCCCGACGAATCAAAGAAATCATTCAGGATAATCACCCTCTGATTCGTGAGAGTCTCCCGCTTTTTAACAAGCTTGCTCCCTTTTTGTTATCGACAGAGCACATCGCACTCTTGTCTGACCGGGAAGGCAATATTATTCAAACGATCGGGGACCCGGTCTTTGCCAACCAGGCACAAAAAGTACAGCTGCAAATTGGAGCGAACTGGACAGAAAACTACAAAGGAACCAATGCGATTGGGACAGCGCTGATTGCACAGCAGCCGATTCAGGTACAGGGAGAGCAACACTACTTCTTGGAAAATCGCTTTCTTACATGCTCAGCGGCACCTATTTTTTCACCTGCGGGTGAGCTGTTAGGCATCATTGACATTAGTACGCGTAAAGAATATTCCCATCCGTTTGCCCTAACCATTGCTTGCATGATCGCAGAGGCTCTGCAAAATCGCTTTTTGTTAACAGATGCGGAGCGCGTGATTGCCTTACCAACTCTATCCCGCCCAGGAGATGGTCGAGGGAAGCTGGCGCTCGTCGGCTTGGATCGGGACGAGCGTATCGTGGGCCTAAATGAGGCCTCGCAACAGCAGCTCGGAAAGGAAGCCTTGGGAACAAGAGTAAGTGCGGAGCAAGAACGTGCTGGCCGTCATGTGAAAGATCATCGCCCGCGTTTTTGGTCTGCGGCACCCAACGTACAGCTGAAGCCGTTTCCGCGTCTAGCTGGTTCATGCCCACTCTTCTTGCAGGCAAAGATGCTCGGACAAAAGGCGGCGCAGGTAGATTTTCCTGTGATCATTTTGGGGGAGAGCGGTACGGGAAAAGAGCTGTTCGCTCAAATGGTCCATGAGACAGGGCCGCGTGCGCATGAGCCCTTTATCGCAGTGAATTGCAGTTCGATTCCAGAAAATTTAATCGAGAGCGAATTGTTTGGATATGAAAGTGGATCATTCACGGGAGCACATCGGGAAGGAAGAATCGGAAAGTTTGAAGCGGCGAAAAAAGGCACGATCTTTTTGGATGAGATCGGGGATATGTCTTTGCGTGCGCAAGCGGCACTTTTGCGCGTTTTGCAGGAAAAGGTCGTCACCCCGGTGGGGAGCAATCAATCCCGCCCAATTTATGCGCGGATCATAGCCGCTACGCATCGAAACCTGTCAGAGGAGATCAAGGCGGGACGTTTTCGGGCTGACCTCTACTACCGGCTCAAAGGAGTCTCCATACATTTGCCGTCGTTGAAAAAGCGCAGTGATATCATCCAGGTGGCGGAGCATCTATTGCAGCAGATCGACACAGAACAACCGTACATACTAACCACGGAGGCAAAGGATAAGCTGCGTGCTTATTCGTGGCCGGGCAATATCCGGGAACTGCAAGGTGTTCTGATTCAAGCGGTGTTTTTGGCAGAGGGGGACATCATTGATTGCGATCACATCCAGCTGGAGGGATTGATGGAAGCCGATCCGCCTGAGTCTTCGGATCATGCTATTCCTTCCTTGCGTGAAACAGAGAGAATAGCAATCAAAAAGGCGCTCGAGAAAAGTGGCGGTAATGTCAGTAAAGCGGCCAAAATGCTGGAAATTGGACGAAATACCTTGTACCGCAAAATAGAAGAATACCAGATTGGAGCACCGATTAATCAGGAAGAGTCATAA